In Hominilimicola fabiformis, a genomic segment contains:
- a CDS encoding AAA family ATPase — translation MLLTNGKKRIPIGYEDFKQLIDSGFYYVDKSMLIYELLHSGGQNNLITRPRRFGKTLNFSMLKYFFDINEKDNAYLFDGLKISEHYEELAMYRNTHPVITLSLKCAKQGDYDKAIYSLRHEIQYQFKKYSDVLKSEKIDVNDRKRAEEIMAKDVPDTVLGDSIKLLCLCLKQYYGVNTIILIDEYDVPLEDAYFSGYYDKMVQFIRSLFESALKTNPALEFSVMTGCLRISKESIFTGLNNLAVNSILSNKYSESFGFVQSEVDELMEYYNIEEKSQLMKKWYDGYLFGKSEVYNPWSVLNQTKEWFDDKDILAMPWWANTSSNNIIRTLIGQADDETKGIIENLIHGGSVETVLKETVTYGDLTENNENIWSFLFFTGYLKIKEIVKTGELTGEPTIYSLVIPNLEIKSCYTDIIIQYFEIYKKAINKDNLYKALLGRNAQDFSEQITDLLRKTISFYDSTESFYHGLISGLLSGNVYYKVESNRETGDGRSDLVLYQQDVAQNAVILEFKVCGKNETADEAAKRALKQINDRDYASKAREDGYKNIIKYGVAFKGKMCYAIVES, via the coding sequence ATGTTACTGACAAACGGTAAAAAAAGAATACCAATAGGCTATGAAGATTTCAAACAGCTTATAGACAGCGGCTTTTATTATGTTGATAAGTCAATGCTTATCTATGAACTTCTGCATAGCGGCGGACAGAATAACTTAATAACTCGCCCAAGACGTTTTGGAAAAACACTGAATTTTAGTATGCTTAAATATTTCTTTGATATAAATGAAAAAGATAATGCTTATCTTTTTGACGGACTGAAAATATCGGAGCATTATGAAGAATTGGCTATGTACAGAAATACTCACCCTGTTATTACGTTGTCTTTGAAGTGTGCGAAGCAAGGTGATTACGACAAGGCGATTTACAGTCTACGACATGAAATTCAATACCAATTCAAAAAATACAGCGATGTATTGAAAAGTGAAAAAATAGATGTGAACGACAGAAAAAGAGCAGAAGAAATAATGGCAAAGGATGTGCCGGATACTGTTTTAGGTGATTCAATAAAGCTTTTGTGCTTATGTCTAAAACAGTATTACGGTGTAAATACGATTATTCTTATTGATGAATATGATGTCCCGCTTGAGGACGCATATTTTTCGGGATATTATGATAAAATGGTTCAATTTATTCGTTCATTGTTTGAATCGGCTTTGAAAACAAATCCTGCATTGGAATTTTCTGTGATGACAGGTTGTCTTAGAATATCAAAAGAAAGTATTTTTACCGGACTTAATAATCTTGCGGTAAATTCAATACTTTCAAATAAATATTCCGAAAGTTTCGGATTTGTGCAATCTGAAGTAGACGAATTGATGGAATATTATAATATAGAAGAAAAATCACAACTCATGAAAAAATGGTATGACGGATATTTGTTCGGAAAATCCGAAGTATATAATCCATGGAGCGTACTTAACCAAACAAAAGAGTGGTTTGATGATAAAGATATATTGGCAATGCCATGGTGGGCGAATACAAGTTCAAATAATATTATCAGAACATTAATTGGTCAAGCAGATGATGAAACAAAGGGTATTATTGAAAATTTAATTCATGGCGGAAGCGTAGAAACTGTATTAAAAGAAACAGTAACGTACGGTGATTTGACTGAAAATAATGAAAATATATGGAGCTTTCTGTTCTTTACCGGCTATCTTAAAATCAAAGAGATAGTCAAAACAGGTGAATTGACGGGCGAGCCTACAATCTATTCACTTGTCATTCCTAATCTTGAAATAAAAAGCTGTTATACAGATATAATAATTCAATATTTTGAAATATATAAAAAGGCAATTAATAAAGATAATTTGTATAAAGCTTTGCTCGGACGTAATGCACAAGACTTTTCGGAGCAAATAACTGATTTGTTGAGAAAAACTATAAGCTTTTATGACAGTACGGAATCATTTTATCATGGCTTAATATCAGGATTGCTGTCGGGTAATGTGTACTATAAGGTAGAATCGAATCGTGAAACCGGTGACGGACGCAGCGATTTGGTTTTGTATCAACAAGATGTGGCACAAAATGCAGTGATTTTAGAATTTAAAGTGTGCGGTAAAAATGAAACAGCAGATGAAGCCGCAAAACGTGCTCTAAAGCAAAT